The nucleotide sequence ACTCCATGTAGCCATGACAACAAAAAAACTCAATTTCTTCTCTCAATCAGCAATAATCTCTTTTCTGTCAATAATGCTATCCCCAGCAAAGTAAATCTACCGACTCCTATGAATACAGTTTCTTGAAGCATTCAAGGAAAGTGGTTGTTCCTTTATGCGGGATAGGAGAAATGATATCTCCCTGGTTGCAATATCCATCCTTTCCTTGGACTTGGCAGCCTCTGATACCAGAGATGAGGCCATAGCTTGCAGTGCCTGTACCCGTTCAGCTTGCTCACACGAGGCAGCTCCATAAGCTAGGTTTGAAGGCACTACTGTGCTGATTCGGCGCCATCGGATGGGCAGATAGCGTTCCGGAATCTGAAAGCAGTTTAGTGTTGAGAGAACTCTGAGAGTATGTCGACAGAGGATCCCCGAAAATTCGAACATACGACAACTGCACGAGAGCAACTCTTCCTGTGGCATCCATATCACTTTCCGTCCACCATCCATCTTTGTGTGGTGTCTAACAAGAAAAAGACCTTCTCCCATCGGAAAGGAGGCATAGTGTGCCGCCAAGACAAGCTCATCTTGTAGCTTACCAAAAGCATATGGAGTGAGGAATGAGGCTGCATGAGCTTCCATAGGAGCACCTGTTTTGAAACAGATGTTCTGTAAGTTCTGTTGCATGGTCTGCTGCTCCCCCATTTGGTCTCTGAAGTCAACAGCCACAGCCACCTGTGTAGAGAGAAATGTCATTTTTTTCCCTAATAAAAGATTTTTAATCACATACAACGATTTGACTCACTAAGGCTCAGTGATTCCTCATTAATATGGAAAATTTAAATGTGATGCAAGTCTTCAAGtagataaattatattatatctgGCTCGTTTGATCATGCCCGCACGTAACCTACATGTTTGGCAGACTAATCCCATACAAAATTAAATTTTCACATGTGTAAACTACAAGTTCAATTAATGGATAAAAATAGGCAGACTAATTCCAAGTGTAAACTATAATTTGGCAGACTTTTAATCACGTACAATGATTAAATTACATTCAAAATTAAATTTCCACATGTAATCAACAAGTTTGGCAGACTAATCACATTCAAAATTAAATTTCCACGTGTGTAAACTATACTTAATGGATAAAAAAGGGCATACTTGTTCGATGAAATGAGTAAGACGCGTCTGTGCACTCAAGAACCGCTGAATGAAAGAATTTATTGCTTTTGACACACCTTTTAGAGTCAATCCTGCAAGAAAATGACTCCTCAGGTATGGCAATGCCCACTGCGTTCGAAGAGCAAACAGGTTTACAATATGTCTATTGGCATGGAGTCCAAAGGAGTTGACCATATCCCTCCATCCAAGCTCAAAATCATCTATATTTTCCAAGTTATAAAGCTTGTAGAACTCAACCTTCCACTCACTGTACCGCTCCCCAAGAACTGCATTGAACCATGACGGGAACTTCACCACAATTAACCAAATGCATAGGGCATGTTTTGTGTTTGGCATTTCGATAGCTATTGCTTCTTTGAGACACATATTTTGGTCAGTTAAAATTGTTCGTGGAGCTTTTCCATTCATGAAGTTCAAAAACACCTGGCATAAACCACAACAATAAGCATATATATAGAGAAATGAAAATGGGGGCTTCTTAGTGGCTTTACCTTTAATGCCCATGTGAAGGACTGAACATTCTCTTCTTGCAAAAGCACACAACCAAAGAAGCATGGCATTCCGTAATTGTTCATGCCAACCCAAATTCCAAGTGGCGTGTCAAAGGCAGTCAAACGATGGGTTGTGTCAAATACAACTGCATCACCAAAAATCTCATATGACTGGACTGATGAGGCATATGACCAAGCAATATTCTCAAGCCCTTTATTTGAATTTGTTGTGAAATCATACTTAAAGTTGGGCTCTTTCGCCTTAATACTCTTGCACATTCTGAGGAGATCAATACTCTCCTCATCCTGCTTTACCTTTCTAAAGGACTGAAGAAGGTTCCTTACATCCTTTTCTGTGAAAGGCAAATAGCCTGGTTCGACACACCTTTCCAGCTCCATGAGCCTCATCATTTGCTGCACTGAAATGCCACTCTTTGCAAACATCTGGATGCGGATTTTATCAGCATCGGAGATAGTTCGATAGGCAGGAAGAAACCGCACTTGATTTGGTTCTAACAATTCATGGTTGTGGTGGCTTTCAAAACCTGTGACTCGCCATTCAGAAACACCCATATCCATGCTTTTGCCGATGCGCATGTATGCTTGACATCCACATCGAGAAGATTTACGGTTCCTCTGCTGCTTGGTATCAGTAGTTGCCTTTACAGGAGTATTGCCAGAACGATGGCAGACAAAATACCGCCTTGTTAGTCCCTTTCCAATCCCATCTTTCCCCTCGGTTCGATGACGACGAATAGAGAAGCCACATCGCTTTGCAAACTCACTATAGAACTCATATGCAGCATCATGGGTTTCAAACCTTTGACCAATATAGGGAATGACATCATTAGAAGTTTCCAGTGAAAGCCTTGTGTCCTCTTGGGATTCCCCTGTGCTGCTAGTGTCGTCCAGAGACAAAGACCTTTGTTCTGATGGATCATCATAAACATTTAACATGGCTCTATCTTCTTCAGATATTATTTCTGCATCAGAACAATTGATTGGAAGAATACCCTGAATATGACAACAAATAAAAGCCTTGATGATATAAAGGAAAATGACAGATGTAAATCCCTAAAGATAAACAAATTATTCAAATACATAAGGTCATCAAATCAATTGCAAAGTGCAAAACATCATTCAATACATTGGACTATGTTCTATTTCTATGAGTTTACATTACAAGCCTCTTCAGTTCAATTATCTCAGGAGctgacaaaaacaaaaaagaacgaTGATTATATTGTCATATCGGATTCAAGATACTAGGAATCCTATGTAGAAGAATATACCAATATGACATCAAAAGATGAGTAGGATTAAGCTACAAATACAACATGAAAGTGATCCACACACAATCATGAAGCTAGCATATAATGATTACCAACTACAGGATTTGCATATAATGATTAACATActatctaaaagctcttggttcaACTAGTGATAGATCCCCAGTCCATGTAAGCATCCCAAATAATTAGGATGTACAGCTTCTTTGAAACAAAAATTATGTGACACAAGTTCGCTAATGGAACTTGTAAAATTGGTTACTCATGTTTACATATGATTGCCTATGACcccaaaaaaaattttcataaacTTTGTTTCTGTAGCCATGTAATGCACTTCAGCAATGTAGTTAATTGAATTTCAAAGATAAGGAAAGAAAGTCATTCTTTCCTCTTGAATAATATGTTTTTTCTCGCATTTTCAAGATGAAATAATCATCTAACCACCAGTATCCACTGCCAAAAGTACTCTTCAATAGTTTAACTTAAAGCATTTGATTGCAAGATGCATATACTGAAGTCCATCATTAGGTCATCAGTGGGCCGGTTTTAGTGACCCATGAGGTATTATTCCTCTAAGGTGAGCCCCACATGGCTTTGTCTTTTTGATGGGATCCCAAAAGGCACATTGAGGAATGAGTGACCTTAGCTCTTTTGAGGCTTTCGCTCTCCAACTCTCTAACCAGTGGTATTATTATAGCCTCATGGTTGGAAAGCCACAGGACTTAGACTTGCCTAAACCATCATATGATGAGGTCCATCACCAAGCCATCACTAATTCAGACTTAGTGACCCACAGGGTATTGTCCACTCTGGGCTAagccatgcatgattttatctttaGGGTAAACCCCAAAAGGCACTTCAAGGAGAGGATTGACCCTGGCTATCCGGTTCTCTAACCAATATGGAATTAGATATGGTctcatcaacatgtaaaattataaaCAGTGTCACTTTACTTTTCAACAATTAGTTTGGGTTTCACTCAAGAAACTTGATGCTTTGGCAAAGCTTTAAGCTGGCTCCCACAATGGGGGAAAAAGATCTTCACTACCATAATAAAGATTCACTTTATCTCGGATCTAACATATTGGTCTTTATTTCTTCATCCAATGACCGAGAATGTTTTGGCTATCTGAattgatttttgttgtttatTGGCAATCACTTTACATCATCACCATCCCTCCATGATTCTCACTCAATCCAAAGTCCAAACCCCTTTGAACTTTGTAGATCTCTATGCTATATCAGCCATGAGTTTATATGATTCTCTAACTAATCAGCCATGAGTTTATATGAGGTTGTATAGATTGTATAGGTTATATGGCTTCCGATCAATTTATTTATGTATAATAATTAATAAAACAATGAGTAAATAAGTTAATGACTAACAAGTATAACATCATGAATGCAGTCTCAGCATTATAGGTCCCATCCATTGTTCCtcgagcagaagaacaagaaacctCGTTTTGGCATGGTTTTGGAAGCACAATATCTTCAATATCCTGGTTTATAAACTAAGCTAAAAATAATTTGGAAGATGTGTTTTAGAGCAAACTCTCATAAAAAACTGAACCTTCAATCGTGCTCAGCGGCTGATAGTACCATAAATTCCAGACTTTGAAGATCAAGTGAAGGCAAGCTCCAATAAGTGTACAAATGGCAAAAAGATGCTCTCTAACAACAGGTTGATTAAGTGCATGTGAACTGAATAAGATTTATAGATGAATTTTGTAGCTAGATACAAATATGATCTAAGCACAAACTGTATTTTTCTGATAGCAATATAGCAACCGAAAGTGAAATTTAGACACCACACTTTCCAAGCAGAAGCATCAATTTTTGCAAACTGTTTAAGATCCAAAAAAACCAAAGAAACCTAGGATGACTGAATCTTCAAATCAGAAAGCATTTTCAAATGTagaaaactaattaaaaaataaaatacaaaaagagGCACTCGACAGGGACCCCATGCAACTTGTAAACTAACACTAACAACATAGCTCctgaaaataaaatcatattccAAAGCAAACATTCAATCAACTAAAGTCACCTAGTTGTAGCATTCTACAAGCAATTGGTACAAAAGGTTTTCACCAGAGTGGTAATAAGGTCATTTTTCATCAAACAATATCGGAAACAAGTAGAACAACTAGACACTCCTACTTTTTACCTTGCTAATACATAACTCATTCTTTTCGGCCATCTGTTCAAAATCATTTCAAGCTATTGACAGTGTGTTCTTACCTTTCATTAAAGAATACAGCAAATTAATTTATAGAATTCATCCACATATCCTACAGTGTTTtccaaaagaagaagaatgatATTTAAGCACACTGAAACAATGCAGTGGATCATAGAGTTACTAACATAAACACCGAAAGAACATAACAACTACTACTAGAATTCATTTAACAAAATCACTGAGCGAGACATAAGAAAAATATGGAGTTCCTTCTATAATTCACATAATGAAGAAGAATAAAACTCTCATCCAAATAAACAGAATTAGTTATGCAGCATtaattgtttaaaaaaaaaaacaaatcagtATTCACAACACCAGTGAAATCCTTccttttttgaaataaaaataattctgCAAATACAATCACATAAATCAATCGTATTTATTGCGACTTCATCAAGCTTTTAAAATCCCAAAAACTTTTAACAAATTCAATCTTTCTGTTATGTGTGTGATACATAAAATTAGCATGCTTAAAAaacatataattatttatttaacttCAATGGGCTTCAATCACCATTCTTAGGCCTGCAAAAGGATAGAACCTAGATATGATTGGGTTTGATCCACATTGAATGCAATGCTTGGTAAATCCGATACTAAAATCCATGCCTGATCCAATTATCGCCCAGAGATTGCTTGATCCAATGTGACCCAGCTACATGGATATCTGCTGAGTGTAGTTTATCATCGACTTACAGGTCAAGCTTGAGGAGAAGCCATAAAATCCCAGCAAAGGCTTTAGGGCAACTAACGATATGGGATCCGGAGGATAGAGCTTGCGCCCAATTACATTAACGAGAACAAACCCATGTCTCAAGATTAGAAGCTATCCCAACACCAATCAAGCAGATACACAAACAGATCTCGAAACGACCAGTTACATAGCAGTTCATGCACATCTTATAATGAGAAATCAATTATTGTATCTTCAATTCTACCCATTTTTCACCAAGAACTGTAACCTTAGGGCGGGGCGCGCCACACACCATATCTATCCTGAAAGgaaaaaggggcgaggaagaacCTTGAATATTGGAAGATCAAGATCAATCCCTTCACTTTCTCCTCCCAATACGACCAAGAAGAAGGTGGATGCGGCGGCACGCAGGCATTCAGTTATTGAGGGAGGAGAAGAAAGTGCCCGATCGCGGGCCGAATCGGCCTTCGACAGCGCGC is from Musa acuminata AAA Group cultivar baxijiao chromosome BXJ1-6, Cavendish_Baxijiao_AAA, whole genome shotgun sequence and encodes:
- the LOC135583320 gene encoding protein FAR1-RELATED SEQUENCE 11-like isoform X1, which produces MYSQVPAPLLRLPFPSLRHRRPETDLFRDSISRRRSPPFRPFGDWKSVFTGGGSATDTASYSLIKGALSKADSARDRALSSPPSITECLRAAASTFFLVVLGGESEGIDLDLPIFKGILPINCSDAEIISEEDRAMLNVYDDPSEQRSLSLDDTSSTGESQEDTRLSLETSNDVIPYIGQRFETHDAAYEFYSEFAKRCGFSIRRHRTEGKDGIGKGLTRRYFVCHRSGNTPVKATTDTKQQRNRKSSRCGCQAYMRIGKSMDMGVSEWRVTGFESHHNHELLEPNQVRFLPAYRTISDADKIRIQMFAKSGISVQQMMRLMELERCVEPGYLPFTEKDVRNLLQSFRKVKQDEESIDLLRMCKSIKAKEPNFKYDFTTNSNKGLENIAWSYASSVQSYEIFGDAVVFDTTHRLTAFDTPLGIWVGMNNYGMPCFFGCVLLQEENVQSFTWALKVFLNFMNGKAPRTILTDQNMCLKEAIAIEMPNTKHALCIWLIVVKFPSWFNAVLGERYSEWKVEFYKLYNLENIDDFELGWRDMVNSFGLHANRHIVNLFALRTQWALPYLRSHFLAGLTLKGVSKAINSFIQRFLSAQTRLTHFIEQVAVAVDFRDQMGEQQTMQQNLQNICFKTGAPMEAHAASFLTPYAFGKLQDELVLAAHYASFPMGEGLFLVRHHTKMDGGRKVIWMPQEELLSCSCRMFEFSGILCRHTLRVLSTLNCFQIPERYLPIRWRRISTVVPSNLAYGAASCEQAERVQALQAMASSLVSEAAKSKERMDIATREISFLLSRIKEQPLSLNASRNCIHRSR
- the LOC135583320 gene encoding protein FAR1-RELATED SEQUENCE 11-like isoform X2 encodes the protein MLNVYDDPSEQRSLSLDDTSSTGESQEDTRLSLETSNDVIPYIGQRFETHDAAYEFYSEFAKRCGFSIRRHRTEGKDGIGKGLTRRYFVCHRSGNTPVKATTDTKQQRNRKSSRCGCQAYMRIGKSMDMGVSEWRVTGFESHHNHELLEPNQVRFLPAYRTISDADKIRIQMFAKSGISVQQMMRLMELERCVEPGYLPFTEKDVRNLLQSFRKVKQDEESIDLLRMCKSIKAKEPNFKYDFTTNSNKGLENIAWSYASSVQSYEIFGDAVVFDTTHRLTAFDTPLGIWVGMNNYGMPCFFGCVLLQEENVQSFTWALKVFLNFMNGKAPRTILTDQNMCLKEAIAIEMPNTKHALCIWLIVVKFPSWFNAVLGERYSEWKVEFYKLYNLENIDDFELGWRDMVNSFGLHANRHIVNLFALRTQWALPYLRSHFLAGLTLKGVSKAINSFIQRFLSAQTRLTHFIEQVAVAVDFRDQMGEQQTMQQNLQNICFKTGAPMEAHAASFLTPYAFGKLQDELVLAAHYASFPMGEGLFLVRHHTKMDGGRKVIWMPQEELLSCSCRMFEFSGILCRHTLRVLSTLNCFQIPERYLPIRWRRISTVVPSNLAYGAASCEQAERVQALQAMASSLVSEAAKSKERMDIATREISFLLSRIKEQPLSLNASRNCIHRSR